A stretch of Chaetodon auriga isolate fChaAug3 chromosome 21, fChaAug3.hap1, whole genome shotgun sequence DNA encodes these proteins:
- the LOC143314561 gene encoding uncharacterized protein LOC143314561, which yields MDGYVDLCCSFGLPVWIASLLHAAKRLKSDCARRKKVYRLLQRKLMFHRVGVKEGNLCLPTYVYPEEVKMLLRSVFSQNICDYPDPCHNQVVYVTVEDLHKVDIN from the exons ATGGATGGATATGTTGATCTCTGCTGTTCATTTGG ACTTCCTGTGTGGATAGCATCACTGCTCCACGCTGCCAAACGCCTGAAGAGTGACTGTGCCCGTCGGAAGAAGGTCTACAGgcttctgcagaggaaactg atgtttcaCAGGGTTGGTGTGAAGGAGGGCAATCTGTGTCTGCCCACCTATGTTTACCCTGAAGAGGTGAAAATGTTGTTGCGTTCTGTATTCTCACAGAATATTTGTGACTACCCTGACCCCTGCCATAACCAG GTAGTGTACGTCACTGTCGAGGATCTGCACAAAGTTGACATCAACTAA
- the chchd7 gene encoding coiled-coil-helix-coiled-coil-helix domain-containing protein 7, which yields MDKNVRKVRNEDINPCIEETDASQKCLEAYNYDKSRCAAYFQRYKNCRKYWHNIMLQRRRDGVRPDMPTAAERQKLLAASGGKPY from the exons ATGGATAAAAATGTACGGAAAGTTCGGAATGAGGACATTAACCCATGCATCGAA gaAACTGATGCCTCTCAGAAGTGTTTGGAAGCCTACAACTATGATAAGAGCAGGTGTGCAGCCTATTTCCAGAGATATAAGAACTGTAGGAAATACTGG cacaacataatgctgcagaggagaagagacgGTGTGAGACCTGACATGcccactgctgcagagaggcagaagcTGCTGGCTGCCAGCGGAGGCAAACCATACTGA
- the plag1 gene encoding zinc finger protein PLAG1: MATGTQGHRDHILEKAKLATPMGRRKRAEGKPKKNFPCQECQKAFNSLEKLKVHSYSHTGERPYRCSHPDCTKAFVSKYKLLRHMATHSPEKNHKCSYCEKMFHRKDHLKNHLHTHDPYKEAFTCQECGKSYNTKLGFKRHLALHAANSGDLTCQVCLQPFPSTGVLLEHLKTHAGKSSGGTKEKKHRCEHCERRFYTRKDVRRHMVVHTGRKDFLCQYCAQRFGRKDHLTRHVKKSHARELLRVKTEPADSLEPVVYDLLSGGIKGELPGMLTPRPHQLNMYTGPVLDTEPFPTTTHPFSLKYPLGSNFTSYTFSSQEREQNLKGELETYLMELQSSMPSSSSAAQEPQLSSSKLDLETQVGVLEETSQEVSLSKMSTPVAAASAGDSLASSSSLMDFSQLFNFLPLNGPPYNQAGGSGGQGVAYPPNEEPTSLVQLPPHAPDGPDAAENPLHGLPSSFISNLSTPTTLPRFHQAFQ, translated from the exons ATGGCCACGGGAACCCAGGGCCACCGTGACCACATTCTGGAGAAAGCCAAACTTGCAACGCCCATGGGGAGGCGcaagagagcagagggaaagcCGAAGAAAAATTTCCCATGCCAGGAGTGTCAGAAAGCTTTCAACAGTCTGGAGAAGTTGAAGGTGCACTCATACTCTCACACAGGAGAAAGACCCTACCGCTGCTCCCACCCTGACTGCACCAAGGCTTTCGTCTCCAAATACAAGCTGCTACG GCATATGGCAACTCACTCGCCAGAAAAAAACCACAAGTGTTCATACTGTGAGAAAATGTTCCACCGCAAGGATCACTTAAAGAATCACCTACACACTCACGACCCGTACAAGGAGGCATTCACCTGTCAGGAGTGTGGCAAGAGCTACAACACCAAGCTGGGCTTCAAACGCCACCTTGCCCTCCACGCTGCCAACAGTGGCGACCTCACCTGCCAAGTGTGCCTGCAGCCGTTCCCCAGCACAGGGGTTCTTCTGGAACACCTCAAAACACATGCTGGCAAGTCCTCTGGTGGGACCAAAGAGAAAAAGCATCGCTGTGAGCATTGCGAGCGGCGATTTTACACCCGTAAAGATGTGCGACGCCACATGGTGGTGCACACCGGACGTAAGGACTTCCTTTGCCAGTACTGTGCACAGCGCTTTGGTAGGAAGGACCACCTGACACGTCACGTGAAAAAGAGCCACGCCCGGGAGCTGCTAAGGGTAAAAACTGAGCCAGCTGATTCGCTGGAGCCAGTCGTCTACGACTTGTTGTCTGGAGGCATCAAGGGCGAGCTTCCAGGAATGCTAACGCCGAGGCCACACCAGCTCAACATGTACACAGGCCCCGTCCTGGACACAGAGCCCTTCCCCACCACCACACACCCCTTTTCTTTAAAGTACCCGCTGGGCTCCAATTTTACCTCATACACCTTCTCCTCACAGGAGCGGGAGCAAAATCTAAAGGGAGAACTGGAGACCTAcctgatggagctgcagagcagcatgccctcctcatcctctgcagCCCAAGAACCCCAACTCTCCTCCTCCAAACTGGACTTGGAGACTCAAGTGGGTGTGCTGGAGGAAACAAGCCAGGAGGTGTCCCTGTCCAAAATGTCCACGCCAGTGGCAGCAGCCTCTGCAGGTGACTCTCTggcttcatcttcctctctgatgGACTTCTCACAGCTTTTCAACTTCCTGCCACTCAACGGGCCTCCTTACAACCAGGCAGGGGGCAGCGGGGGGCAGGGCGTTGCCTATCCACCCAATGAAGAGCCCACATCTCTTGTCCAGCTGCCTCCCCATGCCCCTGACGGCCCAGATGCTGCAGAGAATCCGCTTCATGGgctcccctcctcctttatATCCAACCTGAGCACACCCACCACACTGCCCCGCTTCCACCAAGCTTTTCAGTGA